The Bacteroidota bacterium DNA window ATGGCGGCATGAGTGTAAGTGAACTCAAGCGCATCAAAGAGTTGGAGGTAGAGAATGCAAGACTTAAGAAGATGTACGCTGAGTTATCGCTGGTTCACCATGCACTCAAAGACGCCGTTGAAAAAAAGCTCTAAGCCCTCACGAGAAAAAGATGCTCGTTACCCACATGAATGAGGCCCATGGAGTGAGTATTCGTCAGGGCTGCAGAGCAGCAAGCCTCCCGCGTAGCACGTATCGCTATAAACGAAGACCAAAGAATGACGAGGATGTGATTGATGCGCTCAATGAACTCGTCGACAAACATCC harbors:
- a CDS encoding transposase produces the protein MEVNWKAKYGGMSVSELKRIKELEVENARLKKMYAELSLVHHALKDAVEKKL